From Vreelandella neptunia, the proteins below share one genomic window:
- a CDS encoding FUSC family protein — protein sequence MSPFVSTYLTPNATAVKFAIKTALAMMLALYIALMFDLERPYWALMSAAFLQVRPMSGMVVEKGICQLVGTFIGAVAGIAIMALFAQARVPALIVLTAWIMLCTYVGSLWRNNYTYGCLMASVTAMLIVVISSGSSPAGIFDIAVARLTELGLGAICAMLVSSLLWPSHVGTHLATQADSVINEAFEHAALRLEASDDIPAMQKALRSSLVPLTLLETDSQAARFEGPVGPGRVRATHVLTRRTLRFFANLQALHQLMHDHADRLAPQSIELAGKIAKGFRDAEHVKGVVEARKALQSLRHRVHESEEENSLAPLDRRLRLGLRESIGHAMIMLDAREAIASPESHKLRSSPLAWHRDHLAAGINAIRSGLVFSLLATFWIVTAWQSAMIAMMLGTLFSAFFASRDNPIAITMMFYKGMLAAIPSAFLFGHVLLSQANGFPMLAMLFGTPLFLGLLGATNPATMGYCLAFTIFNILLTMPGNGMDFSFDSFANRVVAVVIGLSCVVMGFRLLPGLGTRLRRRRLIKAISTDIHELSQRSIRDAETRFSGHMADRLLQLAQHDDMLPEDQRHLFILGLTGLDVGTATLRLRDRLDDAPHPRIRKAHRHLLGTLASGFEESANGRPPQGIREAGKQLDEAIMAYGDVPADRRVLLEGLIERLELALERLARIMAERPQIKSMPKATSAPVLKK from the coding sequence ATGTCGCCGTTTGTTAGCACCTATCTGACGCCTAACGCCACGGCGGTCAAGTTTGCCATCAAGACCGCTCTGGCAATGATGCTCGCTCTCTATATCGCGTTGATGTTCGACTTGGAGCGCCCCTACTGGGCGCTGATGTCGGCGGCGTTTCTGCAGGTCCGCCCCATGAGTGGCATGGTGGTAGAGAAAGGCATCTGCCAGCTTGTCGGCACCTTTATTGGTGCCGTTGCGGGCATCGCGATCATGGCCCTATTCGCTCAGGCCCGCGTACCTGCGCTTATCGTGCTGACCGCTTGGATTATGCTGTGCACCTACGTGGGCTCGCTGTGGCGTAATAACTACACTTACGGCTGCCTGATGGCCTCCGTAACGGCCATGCTGATCGTGGTCATCTCCAGCGGCAGTTCGCCCGCCGGAATATTCGATATCGCCGTGGCGCGCCTTACCGAGCTGGGGCTAGGCGCTATCTGTGCCATGCTGGTTAGCTCACTGCTCTGGCCATCCCATGTGGGCACGCACCTGGCTACTCAGGCCGACAGCGTGATCAACGAAGCCTTCGAGCATGCCGCCCTGCGTTTAGAAGCCAGCGACGATATTCCAGCGATGCAGAAAGCCCTGCGCAGCAGCCTCGTGCCGTTAACCCTGCTGGAAACCGACAGCCAGGCCGCCCGCTTTGAAGGCCCGGTAGGCCCCGGCCGAGTGCGCGCAACCCACGTGCTAACCCGCCGCACGCTGCGCTTTTTCGCCAACCTGCAAGCGCTGCACCAACTGATGCACGACCACGCTGACCGGCTAGCTCCGCAAAGTATCGAACTCGCGGGCAAGATCGCAAAAGGCTTTCGCGATGCCGAACACGTCAAAGGGGTCGTTGAGGCCAGAAAAGCCCTCCAGTCGCTACGCCACCGGGTTCATGAAAGCGAAGAAGAGAACAGCTTAGCACCCCTCGATCGGCGTCTGCGGTTGGGGCTACGTGAATCGATCGGCCACGCCATGATCATGCTTGATGCCCGGGAAGCGATTGCCTCCCCGGAGAGCCATAAACTGCGCTCATCACCGCTGGCCTGGCACCGCGATCACCTCGCCGCCGGTATTAACGCCATTCGCTCAGGGCTAGTATTTTCGCTACTGGCGACTTTCTGGATCGTCACCGCCTGGCAGAGCGCCATGATCGCGATGATGCTGGGCACACTGTTTTCCGCCTTTTTCGCCAGCCGCGACAATCCCATCGCCATTACCATGATGTTTTATAAGGGTATGCTGGCGGCGATTCCCAGTGCTTTTCTGTTCGGCCATGTGCTGCTCTCCCAGGCCAATGGCTTCCCGATGCTGGCCATGCTGTTTGGCACGCCGCTGTTTTTAGGCCTGCTGGGCGCCACTAACCCGGCGACCATGGGTTACTGCCTGGCATTTACCATTTTCAATATTCTGCTCACCATGCCCGGAAACGGCATGGACTTCTCGTTCGATAGTTTTGCCAACCGGGTGGTGGCCGTAGTAATCGGGCTAAGCTGTGTGGTCATGGGCTTTCGCCTGCTGCCGGGGCTGGGTACTCGACTTCGGCGGCGGCGTTTAATCAAGGCGATTTCCACCGATATCCATGAGCTAAGCCAGCGCTCGATTCGCGACGCCGAAACCCGCTTCAGCGGCCACATGGCGGATCGACTGCTGCAACTGGCGCAGCATGACGACATGCTGCCTGAAGACCAGCGCCACCTATTTATTCTAGGCCTGACCGGGCTGGATGTTGGCACCGCTACCCTACGCCTGCGTGATCGGCTTGATGATGCACCTCACCCGCGCATCCGCAAGGCGCATCGCCACCTACTAGGCACGCTAGCTAGCGGGTTTGAAGAGAGCGCCAACGGGCGGCCGCCCCAAGGGATTCGTGAAGCAGGTAAACAGCTGGACGAAGCGATTATGGCCTATGGCGATGTCCCCGCCGACCGCCGGGTACTGCTGGAAGGCTTGATTGAGCGGCTCGAACTAGCCCTAGAGCGCCTTGCACGCATTATGGCGGAGCGGCCACAGATTAAGTCTATGCCTAAAGCCACGAGCGCTCCCGTGCTAAAAAAATAA
- a CDS encoding HlyD family secretion protein: MRPSLRILLTLVIVAIAVAAGAWLWHYYLYTPWTRDARVHAEVVTIAPDVSGWVRTLEVVDTDQVAQGDTLFEIDNTRYQAAVDSAQATVDHRQATLELSRAEESRRNQLSNNRAISAENQQIAQINSRIAAADLQQAQAELASAQLDLARTQITAPVSGHILNVHLTAGTYANRGTPVMALIADNSFYVVGYFEETKMTSIDMGDPVDVILMNGDTHLEGRVAGIGRGIADSNTTLNQQLLPQVEPTFSWVRLAQRIPVRISLEDVPDDTLLSVGMTATVRVRPAGNAAEQPE, translated from the coding sequence ATGCGCCCTTCGCTCCGTATTTTGCTCACCCTCGTTATTGTCGCCATTGCCGTTGCCGCCGGTGCATGGCTATGGCACTACTACCTCTATACCCCCTGGACGCGCGACGCTCGGGTTCATGCGGAAGTGGTGACGATTGCCCCCGATGTATCTGGCTGGGTACGCACACTTGAAGTAGTGGACACCGATCAGGTTGCCCAAGGCGATACGCTGTTTGAGATCGATAACACGCGTTACCAAGCGGCGGTGGACAGCGCCCAGGCCACGGTTGACCATCGCCAGGCGACCCTGGAGCTAAGCCGCGCCGAGGAGAGCCGACGTAACCAGTTGAGCAACAATCGTGCGATTAGCGCAGAAAACCAGCAGATTGCCCAGATCAACTCGCGCATTGCCGCCGCTGATTTACAGCAGGCTCAGGCGGAGCTGGCCAGCGCCCAGCTTGATTTAGCGCGCACCCAAATAACCGCGCCGGTTAGCGGCCATATCCTCAATGTCCATCTTACCGCTGGCACTTACGCTAATCGCGGCACGCCGGTGATGGCGCTGATCGCGGATAACTCCTTCTATGTCGTGGGTTATTTCGAAGAGACCAAAATGACGTCGATCGACATGGGCGATCCGGTGGATGTGATTCTGATGAACGGCGACACCCATCTGGAGGGCCGAGTGGCGGGTATTGGCCGAGGCATTGCCGATAGCAACACAACCCTTAACCAGCAGTTGCTACCGCAAGTGGAGCCCACCTTTAGCTGGGTGCGCCTGGCTCAGCGTATTCCGGTGCGCATTTCACTGGAAGACGTCCCTGATGACACTCTGCTAAGCGTCGGCATGACGGCAACCGTGCGTGTCCGCCCTGCCGGAAACGCTGCTGAGCAGCCTGAGTAA
- a CDS encoding DUF1656 domain-containing protein, protein MGVQEIAVGGIYLSPLLIYALIGFVATLTIRSLLHWVVGEYALWYEAWFDISLFVILTAATTFIFTVLLQSP, encoded by the coding sequence ATGGGTGTTCAAGAAATTGCTGTCGGTGGCATCTACTTAAGCCCTCTGTTGATCTACGCGCTGATCGGCTTTGTGGCTACGCTGACCATTCGTTCACTACTGCACTGGGTGGTCGGCGAGTACGCGCTCTGGTACGAGGCGTGGTTCGACATTTCATTGTTTGTCATCCTCACCGCTGCCACCACGTTCATTTTTACTGTTTTGCTTCAAAGCCCTTAA
- a CDS encoding Rrf2 family transcriptional regulator, which produces MRTDSRLSRMLHVLLHIARESQPITSEQIGAMLGTNAAVVRRTMAGLRKAGYVKSEKGHNGGWRIACDLHSVTLLDIHNAVGGPRIFAIGTDRDNPDCAVEQVVNAALFDAMREAEALLIARLGSITLAELATQFDDIATRKGYQLPTP; this is translated from the coding sequence GTGAGAACAGATAGCCGCCTCTCTCGTATGCTGCATGTGCTGCTGCACATCGCGCGGGAATCCCAACCGATTACCTCAGAGCAGATTGGTGCCATGCTGGGCACCAATGCTGCCGTGGTGCGGCGCACTATGGCGGGCCTTCGTAAGGCGGGCTATGTAAAGTCTGAAAAGGGCCACAACGGTGGCTGGCGCATCGCCTGCGATTTGCACAGCGTAACGCTGCTGGATATACACAACGCCGTAGGCGGGCCGCGCATTTTCGCCATCGGCACCGACCGTGATAATCCGGACTGCGCGGTAGAGCAGGTGGTTAATGCGGCGCTTTTTGATGCCATGCGCGAAGCGGAAGCGCTACTGATCGCCCGCTTGGGATCGATCACGCTGGCGGAACTAGCCACTCAGTTTGACGATATTGCGACGCGCAAAGGCTACCAACTGCCGACGCCTTAA
- a CDS encoding NAD(P)/FAD-dependent oxidoreductase, with protein sequence MSFDAVVIGGSYAGMAAGLKLARARRKILLIDAGQPRNRFASHSHGFLTQDGAPPAEIAAEARSQLMEYPTVEWRTGRVETVTGEPDNFLVALADGSSYQARRIILAAGVTDELPGLPGLAELWGKRVFHCPYCHGYELGKEGIGVLATSELAMHHGLMLPDWGATTLFLNDAFEPNAEQLAQLKARGTHIEYGAAARLDSQTEVGVELVMQDGRGFHWWAYSSRRVFTLAR encoded by the coding sequence ATGAGTTTTGATGCAGTGGTTATCGGTGGCAGCTACGCAGGCATGGCGGCAGGGCTAAAGCTGGCCCGAGCAAGGCGGAAAATATTACTGATAGATGCGGGACAGCCCCGCAACCGTTTTGCTTCCCACTCCCATGGTTTTTTAACCCAGGATGGTGCACCACCCGCAGAGATAGCAGCAGAGGCCCGTAGCCAACTGATGGAGTACCCAACGGTTGAGTGGCGCACGGGGCGGGTGGAAACCGTAACGGGGGAGCCAGATAACTTCTTGGTGGCACTGGCGGATGGCAGTTCCTATCAAGCACGGCGCATTATTCTGGCCGCGGGTGTCACCGATGAGCTTCCAGGCTTACCGGGGCTCGCCGAACTATGGGGCAAACGCGTTTTTCACTGTCCGTATTGCCATGGCTATGAGCTGGGCAAAGAGGGGATTGGTGTGCTGGCAACCTCGGAACTCGCGATGCACCATGGTTTGATGCTGCCCGACTGGGGCGCAACCACTCTGTTTCTTAATGATGCCTTTGAACCCAATGCCGAACAGCTGGCTCAGCTTAAGGCGCGCGGTACCCATATCGAATATGGCGCAGCAGCACGACTAGACTCCCAAACGGAGGTTGGCGTTGAGCTGGTAATGCAGGATGGTCGGGGTTTCCACTGGTGGGCTTATTCGTCGCGCCGCGTATTCACCTTAGCCCGTTAG
- a CDS encoding LysR substrate-binding domain-containing protein has translation MKSTLEEQQAFVTVVDSGSITGAAERLGITVSGVSRALNRLEQKLGATLLRRTTRRLELTEEGETFLGHCRRILAAVNEAEEAMLNRHNQPQGRLRINAAPSFMQFVIVPVIGEFRARYPGITLELDTHDRFVDLLEQRVDLAIRIGKLEDSSLHARLLGYSPLRLLASPAYLERHGAPQSIDDLQQHSLLGFSQLDHLNRWPLCRADGQPLHITPTLAASSGSTLIELAIAGEGIVCLADFMTITPRHNGTLVDVLPGCTEIQTQAVNAVYYRQTTLSQRTRLFMEFLAEQLPGRYLQG, from the coding sequence ATGAAAAGCACCCTTGAAGAACAGCAAGCATTTGTGACGGTGGTCGATAGCGGCTCAATCACCGGTGCCGCCGAACGGCTTGGCATTACCGTTTCTGGGGTTAGCCGTGCGCTCAACCGCCTGGAGCAAAAACTCGGCGCTACCCTGCTGCGCCGAACTACTCGTCGCTTGGAGCTGACCGAGGAGGGAGAGACGTTTCTTGGTCACTGCCGCCGTATTTTAGCCGCCGTGAATGAAGCCGAAGAGGCAATGCTGAATCGCCATAATCAGCCTCAAGGCAGGCTACGGATCAACGCCGCACCCAGCTTTATGCAATTCGTGATTGTGCCGGTGATTGGCGAGTTCCGCGCCCGCTACCCGGGTATTACGCTGGAACTCGACACCCACGACCGCTTTGTCGACCTGTTGGAACAGCGGGTTGATTTGGCCATCCGCATTGGCAAGCTTGAAGATTCGTCGCTGCACGCCCGCCTCCTTGGCTACAGCCCGCTGCGCCTTCTGGCCAGCCCCGCCTACCTTGAACGCCACGGCGCACCGCAAAGCATCGACGACCTTCAACAGCACAGCCTGCTAGGCTTCAGTCAGCTCGATCATCTCAACCGCTGGCCACTGTGCCGCGCCGATGGCCAACCCTTACATATCACCCCAACCCTGGCGGCCTCCAGCGGAAGTACGCTAATAGAGCTGGCCATTGCCGGAGAAGGCATCGTTTGCCTGGCCGACTTTATGACCATCACTCCCCGTCACAACGGCACACTGGTGGATGTACTACCCGGCTGTACAGAAATACAGACCCAAGCTGTGAACGCCGTGTATTACCGCCAAACCACGCTTTCACAGCGCACCCGACTGTTTATGGAGTTTCTAGCAGAACAGTTGCCGGGTAGGTATTTGCAAGGGTGA
- a CDS encoding NAD(P)H-dependent oxidoreductase — MKILLINGGKAFAHSGGELNNTLHGVAVSTLQEMGYELRETVIDQGYDLDTEVQNYLWADTIVYQMPGWWMGAPWIVKRYIDEVFTEGHGSLYASDGRSRQDPTKQYGSGGLLQGRRYMLSLTWNAPLEAFNEPDNFFEGRGVDGVYFSFHKSQEFIGLEALPTFIANDVMKMPDVDHDKAAYRKHLHCVLG, encoded by the coding sequence ATGAAAATTCTGCTGATTAACGGCGGCAAGGCATTTGCCCACTCTGGCGGTGAACTCAACAATACGTTGCACGGTGTGGCGGTGAGTACGTTGCAGGAAATGGGCTATGAATTGCGCGAAACGGTGATTGATCAGGGTTATGATCTTGATACCGAGGTGCAGAACTACCTATGGGCGGACACCATTGTGTATCAAATGCCTGGTTGGTGGATGGGCGCACCCTGGATTGTGAAGCGCTACATCGATGAGGTGTTTACAGAAGGCCACGGTTCGCTCTACGCCAGCGATGGCCGCAGCCGCCAAGACCCGACCAAGCAGTACGGCAGTGGTGGCCTGCTGCAGGGCCGTCGCTATATGCTATCGCTGACATGGAACGCGCCTTTGGAAGCGTTCAATGAGCCTGACAACTTCTTCGAAGGGCGCGGTGTGGATGGTGTCTACTTCTCTTTCCATAAGTCTCAGGAATTTATTGGCTTAGAAGCGTTGCCGACCTTTATCGCCAACGATGTAATGAAGATGCCGGATGTCGATCACGATAAAGCGGCTTATCGTAAGCATCTTCACTGCGTACTTGGTTAG
- the msrQ gene encoding protein-methionine-sulfoxide reductase heme-binding subunit MsrQ: MASPRIWLAWRVGVFLAALAPLLFWSWQVANNAAGPEPGRYLLLNIGIGGLWLLLLTLSLTPLTKLTRWKGFALIRRQLGLWTLAYATLHMLSYALFILGLNWALLGSEIVKRPYIIVGMIALIGLAVLGATSNRWAMKRLGKRWKPLHKFSYAILGLVLLHFFWVVRADMQEWAMYAAISALIMSTRLPPIARTLPKLRHRLSRT, encoded by the coding sequence ATGGCCAGCCCACGTATATGGTTAGCATGGCGCGTGGGCGTGTTTCTGGCCGCGCTAGCACCGCTGCTGTTCTGGAGTTGGCAGGTAGCCAATAACGCCGCCGGCCCCGAACCGGGGCGTTACCTGCTACTGAATATCGGCATCGGCGGACTGTGGTTGCTGCTGCTCACGCTCAGCCTTACCCCACTGACCAAGCTCACCCGCTGGAAAGGCTTTGCGCTGATCCGACGCCAACTGGGCCTATGGACGCTCGCCTACGCCACCCTGCATATGCTCAGCTACGCGCTGTTTATTCTCGGGCTTAACTGGGCGCTGCTTGGCAGCGAGATCGTCAAACGACCCTACATCATCGTCGGCATGATCGCGCTGATCGGCCTTGCCGTGCTGGGCGCCACATCCAACCGCTGGGCAATGAAGCGCCTGGGCAAACGCTGGAAGCCGCTGCACAAATTCTCCTACGCCATTTTGGGTCTGGTACTGCTGCACTTCTTCTGGGTAGTGCGCGCGGATATGCAGGAGTGGGCCATGTATGCCGCTATTTCGGCGCTCATCATGTCCACTCGCCTGCCCCCAATTGCCCGTACACTGCCTAAACTTCGCCATCGATTGAGTCGTACTTAG
- the msrP gene encoding protein-methionine-sulfoxide reductase catalytic subunit MsrP, producing the protein MLIKIAKPSDLHESDVTPESIYLSRRRFMGGMAGLGAGLALSGHVHANEDYSDVPEGDAPAWLKEKISETEWRAITPSNPDKDKIAPFDDASGYNNFFEFGTDKGDPARHAGSLETQPWSVVVDGEVNNGGRFALEDFAKPSQFEERIYRLRCVEAWSMVIPWLGIPLADIIKRADPTSKAKYVRFETLVDPEQMRGQRSSFSIIDWPYVEGLRLDEAMHPLTILAMGMYGRELPNQNGAPLRLVVPWKYGFKSIKSIVRISLVEEQPVNSWQAIAANEYGFYANVNPNVDHPRWSQATERRLPNSLFNPNTIDTLMFNGYADEVAELYAGMDLKENY; encoded by the coding sequence ATGCTCATTAAGATTGCCAAACCCAGTGACTTACACGAATCCGATGTCACACCGGAATCCATCTACCTCTCCCGGCGGCGCTTTATGGGCGGCATGGCAGGCCTAGGCGCAGGGCTCGCCCTATCCGGCCACGTGCACGCCAATGAAGACTACTCCGATGTACCCGAAGGCGATGCACCCGCGTGGCTAAAGGAGAAAATCAGCGAGACCGAGTGGCGCGCCATCACTCCTAGTAACCCTGACAAGGACAAAATCGCCCCCTTTGACGACGCCAGTGGCTACAACAACTTTTTCGAGTTCGGCACCGACAAGGGCGACCCTGCACGCCATGCTGGCAGTCTGGAAACCCAACCCTGGAGCGTGGTGGTCGATGGCGAAGTCAATAACGGCGGGCGCTTTGCCCTGGAGGACTTCGCCAAGCCCTCACAGTTTGAAGAGCGCATTTACCGCTTGCGCTGCGTTGAGGCATGGTCGATGGTGATTCCCTGGCTGGGTATTCCGCTGGCCGATATCATCAAACGCGCCGACCCTACCAGCAAAGCCAAATACGTACGCTTTGAAACCCTGGTGGATCCAGAGCAAATGCGCGGGCAGCGCTCCTCGTTTTCGATCATCGACTGGCCCTATGTGGAAGGCCTACGCCTGGACGAAGCCATGCACCCGCTGACGATACTGGCTATGGGCATGTATGGCCGCGAGCTACCCAACCAAAACGGCGCCCCCCTGCGGCTAGTCGTACCCTGGAAATACGGCTTCAAAAGCATCAAGTCGATTGTGCGGATATCGCTGGTGGAAGAGCAGCCGGTTAACTCCTGGCAGGCAATTGCTGCCAACGAGTACGGCTTCTACGCCAACGTGAATCCCAACGTCGACCACCCCCGCTGGAGCCAAGCCACCGAGCGGCGCCTGCCCAACAGCCTGTTCAACCCCAACACCATCGACACTCTAATGTTTAATGGTTACGCCGATGAAGTCGCCGAGCTCTATGCGGGTATGGATTTGAAGGAAAATTACTAA
- a CDS encoding HAMP domain-containing sensor histidine kinase, with translation MLKTLYTRLALGLFLLLLAVGLLYTFISLYSLREYSASVNQALHQDLAQNLVSDRNLVRDGELDRSALEELFALYMAINPSIEIYLLDLDGTILSYSADPAKIKRNQVSLGPIHKLMDDMSLYPLLGDDPRSHDRQKVFSVTPVPSADNPEGYLYVVLRGEEYDAAETMARGGRILEMSAWALLVSLAVAMVAGLTIFHLLTRRLRSLTRLVAEFENSDMSQNSPSAGFHTTRWRDRRPVVRDEIDYLGASFDDMASRIVTQIEQLKEKDAQRRRLVAQVSHDLRTPLASIQGYIESLKLRRDRLSPQEQDRFLDIALKEGRRLSRLVDELFELAALEAQEKQPVPEPFPLAELVHDVVQKHGQSAQESQLKLSLSGDPALPTAYADLAMTERVLDNLISNAIAYSPPGSRIDVIVGQAEGKPEVYVQDSGPGIAEQDLPHIFDPFYRGEATDGSGHAGLGLAIARRIMTLQGGDIRVENRASGGASFCIRLPIYTSL, from the coding sequence ATGCTGAAAACACTCTACACCCGGCTCGCCCTCGGCCTATTTCTGCTGTTGCTGGCCGTCGGCCTGCTTTACACCTTTATTAGCCTGTATTCGCTGCGTGAATACAGTGCTTCAGTCAACCAGGCACTGCATCAGGATCTGGCCCAGAACCTAGTGTCTGACAGGAACCTAGTCCGTGACGGTGAACTTGACCGTAGCGCCCTGGAAGAACTGTTCGCCCTTTACATGGCCATTAACCCCAGCATCGAGATCTATCTGCTGGATCTCGATGGCACTATCCTCTCCTATTCGGCAGACCCAGCGAAGATCAAACGCAACCAGGTCTCTCTGGGGCCCATACACAAGCTAATGGATGACATGAGCCTTTACCCGCTGCTCGGCGACGACCCCCGCAGCCATGACCGGCAGAAAGTCTTTTCCGTTACCCCGGTGCCCTCCGCAGACAACCCGGAAGGGTATCTTTATGTGGTGCTGCGGGGAGAAGAGTATGACGCGGCGGAGACCATGGCCCGTGGTGGCCGTATTCTGGAGATGAGCGCCTGGGCATTGCTGGTTAGCTTGGCAGTGGCAATGGTCGCGGGGCTGACTATTTTCCACCTACTGACCCGCCGACTGAGGTCATTAACGCGACTGGTAGCAGAATTTGAAAACAGCGATATGAGCCAGAATTCGCCCAGCGCTGGTTTTCACACGACAAGATGGCGCGACAGACGGCCCGTGGTGCGCGACGAGATCGACTACCTAGGGGCTTCCTTCGACGATATGGCTAGCCGGATTGTCACTCAGATTGAACAACTGAAGGAAAAGGACGCCCAGCGTCGCCGCTTGGTTGCCCAGGTATCCCATGATCTGCGCACGCCGCTGGCTTCCATACAGGGCTATATCGAAAGTCTGAAATTAAGACGTGACCGCCTCAGCCCCCAAGAACAGGATCGCTTTCTGGATATCGCCCTCAAAGAGGGCCGCCGCCTAAGTCGCTTGGTGGATGAGCTCTTTGAGCTTGCTGCGCTTGAAGCGCAGGAAAAACAGCCGGTGCCGGAGCCCTTCCCGCTGGCCGAGCTAGTTCACGATGTAGTGCAGAAACACGGCCAGTCCGCACAGGAAAGCCAGCTAAAGCTCAGCCTCAGTGGTGATCCGGCATTGCCCACCGCCTACGCCGATCTGGCCATGACCGAACGAGTGTTGGACAACCTGATCAGCAACGCTATTGCCTACAGTCCGCCGGGCAGTCGTATTGACGTTATTGTCGGCCAGGCGGAGGGTAAACCCGAGGTTTACGTGCAGGATAGCGGCCCCGGCATTGCAGAGCAGGATCTGCCGCATATTTTTGATCCCTTCTATCGTGGTGAAGCTACTGACGGCTCTGGCCATGCAGGGCTAGGGCTGGCCATTGCGCGCAGAATCATGACCCTTCAGGGGGGTGATATCCGTGTGGAAAACCGTGCTTCAGGCGGCGCGTCCTTCTGCATACGTTTGCCGATATACACGTCCTTATGA
- a CDS encoding response regulator transcription factor encodes MTRNVLIIEDNPGIGELVRIHVAELGMNPVLCERGDTGLARFREGGIDLVILDLMLPGMDGLSVCREIRSGPGYVPVLMLTAKSTELDRVLGLEMGADDYLTKPFSVAELSARVKALFRRVDAMASAPAVETNNEALTADGLRIDPARRRVFIHEHVVELTAREFDLLWHFASHPGRVFSRVQLLDAVWGYSHEGYEHTVNTHINRLRGKIETDPAHPAFIQTVWGVGYRFRE; translated from the coding sequence ATGACACGAAACGTACTGATTATTGAGGACAACCCGGGTATTGGTGAGCTCGTCCGTATACACGTGGCCGAACTCGGCATGAACCCCGTTCTTTGTGAGCGTGGGGATACTGGGCTTGCGCGTTTTCGTGAAGGAGGAATCGACCTGGTGATTCTCGACCTGATGTTGCCCGGTATGGACGGGCTTTCCGTATGCCGCGAAATCCGCTCCGGCCCAGGCTATGTTCCCGTACTCATGCTCACGGCTAAAAGCACTGAGCTGGATCGGGTTCTAGGCCTGGAAATGGGAGCGGACGATTACCTCACCAAACCCTTTAGCGTGGCCGAACTCTCTGCCCGGGTGAAGGCCTTGTTCCGACGCGTGGATGCCATGGCGTCCGCGCCTGCAGTAGAAACCAACAATGAAGCGCTAACCGCCGATGGGCTGCGTATTGACCCCGCTCGTCGGCGTGTATTTATACACGAGCATGTCGTCGAACTCACCGCCCGAGAGTTTGACCTGCTCTGGCACTTTGCCAGCCATCCGGGGCGGGTATTTAGCCGTGTTCAACTACTCGACGCTGTATGGGGCTACAGCCATGAAGGCTACGAGCATACCGTCAACACCCATATCAATCGGCTGCGCGGCAAGATCGAAACGGATCCCGCGCACCCGGCATTTATCCAGACGGTTTGGGGGGTGGGCTATCGCTTCCGCGAATAA